A genome region from Methylobacterium sp. FF17 includes the following:
- a CDS encoding metallophosphoesterase family protein → MKNPKIQSTFVSHRTWFTSDTHFGHRGVLAMEKRPWDDIAKHDDDLIYAWNATVRPGDDVFHLGDLALNSSAERCQEVFARLNGSKRLIVGNHDKNRHVQLGWADPPEKLRTIHVDGVRLVLSHYAMRTWDGVWRGTRHLYGHSHNKLPGTSLSLDVGVDAWRYRPVGLAEIMERMAETPTLPEALLGPAEPEEDGE, encoded by the coding sequence ATGAAGAACCCCAAGATCCAATCGACCTTCGTCTCGCATCGGACCTGGTTCACCTCGGATACCCATTTCGGGCACCGGGGCGTCCTGGCGATGGAGAAGCGCCCGTGGGACGACATCGCCAAGCACGATGACGACCTCATCTATGCCTGGAACGCCACCGTTCGGCCGGGTGATGATGTCTTCCACCTGGGCGATCTCGCACTGAACTCCTCGGCCGAACGGTGCCAGGAAGTCTTCGCGAGGCTGAACGGCTCCAAGCGGCTCATCGTGGGCAACCATGACAAGAACCGGCACGTGCAGCTCGGCTGGGCCGACCCGCCGGAGAAGCTGCGGACCATCCACGTGGACGGGGTTCGTCTCGTCCTGTCTCATTACGCCATGCGCACGTGGGACGGAGTTTGGAGGGGGACGCGACACCTCTACGGGCATTCCCACAACAAGCTTCCGGGCACGTCCCTGAGCCTGGACGTTGGGGTCGACGCCTGGCGCTACCGGCCAGTCGGCCTCGCCGAGATCATGGAACGGATGGCCGAGACGCCGACGCTCCCGGAGGCCCTGCTAGGGCCCGCGGAGCCCGAAGAGGACGGTGAATGA